One segment of Brassica napus cultivar Da-Ae chromosome C3, Da-Ae, whole genome shotgun sequence DNA contains the following:
- the LOC106383567 gene encoding uncharacterized protein LOC106383567, whose product MSDGIDSDYSGPEEIDERDVRPRGYDVEFWEPLIDGDLGGSNAVEVVFNEKEANGVDKSSEGSRSEPVGGSSGGSGLKGVPVDDFAWMGRTSIGGRTSRGRESGGQEPSSRKLADVDDEEFDIPPLYDDTVYEAAEIPGLDVEEADGVVHFGKVYGSKVDCQIALAIYAIKGQFQFKQTRTKVDSFVCECPDDRCDWRVTAHEIRGCGYYEIRKAQLDHSCPIESRNGYGSRGTARVIAAVYKAKFKDPSKGPKVVKIQRLLMEDLRLSVSYMKCYRAKEQAMFELRGPDDDSYMKLAEYFYMLKLANPGTIADIETEVDDEGVQKLRHVLVVDGTHLSGKYKGVLLTASGQDGNFQVFPMAFAIVDNEDTEAWTWFLQKVERLLADSSNLAIISDRANSIANAVSCVYPQAHHGFCIVHLARNVKARFSSKGLARLVTAAATAHRMRDYKNFCDKIRASNNECGVYLGKIGSARWSRTYFGGQRYNIMTNNIAEQLNNALVEGRSSPIIELVMSIQGMMTRWFSARRKKANKLRGLMTIEVDKLMTKTMAMFRGSKVNSISSWSCQVVGKFGCSESVQLEQKKCTCKYFNNMKIPCGHAMIAADNIGLAYETMVGHWYKTVAWRKTYAGIIRQIDDPRDEDIPDDIRDATLMPPLTKRPPGRRRTKRFPSTGEMLGAKKKTVPNKCGRCRVEGHNRTNCTAPI is encoded by the exons ATGAGCGACGGTATTGATAGCGACTACAGCGGGCCAGAAGAGATTGATGAAAGGGATGTTAGGCCTAGAGGATATGACGTTGAGTTTTGGGAGCCACTAATAGATGGTGATTTGGGAGGCAGCAACGCCGTGGAAGTTGTGTTTAACGAGAAAGAGGCAAACGGGGTTGATAAGTCGTCGGAGGGTAGCAGAAGTGAGCCTGTCGGGGGAAGCAGCGGCGGTAGTGGTTTGAAGGGTGTCCCCGTGGATGACTTCGCGTGGATGGGTCGAACGAGTATTGGTGGACGTACCAGCCGTGGTCGGGAGTCTGGTGGTCAAGAGCCGAGTAGCCGCAAGCTGGCAGATGTGGATGACGAAGAGTTTGACATTCCACCTTTGTATGATGACACGGTGTACGAAGCTGCCGAAATCCCAGGGTTAGATGTCGAAGAGGCTGATGGTGTTGTTCATTTTGGGAAGGTGTATGGTAGTAAAGTCGATTGTCAGATTGCTTTGGCCATTTACGCTATTAAAGGGCAGTTTCAGTTCAAACAGACGAGGACAAAGGTTGACTCGTTTGTGTGCGAGTGTCCTGATGATCGTTGTGACTGGAGAGTCACAGCTCATGAGATACGGGGTTGTGGTTACTATGAAATTAGGAAAGCTCAGCTGGATCATTCTTGTCCTATCGAGAGTAGGAATGGGTATGGCAGTAGGGGAACTGCTAGGGTTATCGCAGCAGTGTACAAGGCAAAATTTAAGGATCCTTCAAAAGGGCCAAAGGTGGTTAAAATACAAAGGCTCTTGATGGAGGATCTTAGGCTGTCGGTATCATACATGAAGTGTTACAGAGCCAAAGAGCAAGCAATGTTTGAGTTGAGGGGACCAGATGACGACTCGTATATGAAGCTGGCTGAGTATTTTTATATGCTGAAACTTGCTAATCCCGGGACGATAGCTGATATTGAGACAGAGGTGGACGACGAGG GGGTCCAGAAGCTGAGGCATGTGTTGGTTGTAGACGGCACACATCTAAGTGGGAAGTACAAGGGAGTGTTGCTTACAGCAAGCGGACAAGATGGCAATTTCCAAGTGTTTCCTATGGCATTTGCAATAGTAGACAATGAGGATACTGAGGCATGGACGTGGTTTCTGCAGAAGGTTGAGAGGCTATTGGCAGATTCGAGCAACCTTGCTATAATATCAGACAGGGCCAATTCAATTGCCAACGCGGTCAGCTGTGTGTATCCACAAGCCCATCATGGGTTTTGTATCGTCCATTTGGCCAGGAACGTGAAGGCTAGGTTTTCTAGTAAGGGGTTAGCGAGGCTGGTGACTGCGGCTGCGACTGCGCATAGGATGAGGGATTACAAAAACTTCTGTGACAAGATCAGGGCGTCAAACAACGAATGTGGGGTCTATTTGGGGAAGATAGGGTCTGCACGTTGGTCTAGAACGTACTTTGGGGGGCAGAGGTATAATATAATGACTAATAACATAGCTGAACAGCTTAACAACGCGTTGGTAGAGGGTAGGTCGTCCCCAATAATTGAGTTGGTGATGTCCATACAAGGAATGATGACAAGGTGGTTCAGTGCAAGACGTAAGAAGGCCAATAAGCTTCGGGGTTTGATGACAATAGAAGTCGATAAATTGATGACGAAGACCATGGCGATGTTTAGGGGCAGCAAGGTTAACTCTATTTCTAGCTGGAGCTGCCAAGTTGTTGGGAAGTTTGGTTGTTCTGAGAGTGTTCAGTTGGAGCAGAAGAAGTGTACTTGCAAGTACTTTAACAACATGAAGATACCATGTGGACATGCCATGATTGCAGCCGACAACATAGGGCTCGCATATGAAACTATGGTAGGACATTGGTACAAGACGGTGGCGTGGAGGAAAACCTACGCAGGTATTATTAGGCAAATTGACGACCCTAGGGACGAAGATATTCCAGACGATATCAGGGATGCAACGTTAATGCCACCATTGACTAAGAGGCCACCAGGAAGGCGTAGGACCAAACGATTCCCCTCGACAGGGGAGATGCTG GGTGCTAAGAAGAAGACTGTGCCTAATAAATGTGGGAGGTGCAGGGTAGAAGGACACAACCGGACTAATTGCACTGCTCCGATATGA
- the LOC106387086 gene encoding translocase of chloroplast 132, chloroplastic-like, with protein sequence MRSKRSDGGLPQKTLPSPAQPLSENQRTAAEEQRRNEKIVRFTELSRGICTGSKGMKDRPIRCMTSSGTSEGRGDQKESGSLVLRRRSDMEEKKLADRVSDEQVKRIELMVSDVDARDTEDEVFEEAIDSSKPESFQADDGLHEDLPSEEVKVPEVNGESHGEANLQHITTGEAVPGFVTSQMNGDEGEAGAGNVSETATLSFSEYGIVSPEKKDVLHSFGSEKEEKKLGDDRIIHDQVENNILLVSDVVFVEAIVGFQADDGLHEDLPSKATPEHSMDDLEEENSNDKEVKDSKVSGETHGEANLQHITEGEAAPGFVTSKMNGDEGESGAEQDAL encoded by the exons ATGAGATCTAAACGCAGCGATGGAGGCTTGCCACAGAAAACCTTGCCGTCGCCGGCTCAACCTCTGTCTGAGAACCAGAGAACCGCGGCGGAGGAACAAAGGAGAAACGAGAAGATCGTGAGATTCACAGAACTGAGCCGTGGTATCTGCACGGGTTCTAAGGGAATGAAGGATCGGCCGATACGATGCATGACGTCTTCAGGAACGTCAGAAGGAAGAGGAGATCAGAAGGAATCTGGTTCTCTGGTTCTCAGACGGAG GTCAGATATGGAAGAGAAGAAGCTTGCAGATAGAGTCAGCGATGAGCAAGTAAAGAGAATTGAATTGATGGTTTCTGATGTTGATGCGAGGGATACCGAAGATGAGGTATTTGAGGAAGCTATCGACAGTTCGAAGCCTGAATCTTTCCAAGCCGATGATGGGTTACACGAGGATTTGCCTTCAGAGGAAGTGAAAGTGCCAGAGGTTAATGGAGAGAGCCATGGTGAGGCAAACCTGCAACATATAACTACGGGAGAGGCTGTACCAGGTTTTGTGACTTCCCAAATGAATGGTGATGAAGGGGAAGCAGGTGCAGGGAATGTCAGTGAGACAGCTacactttctttttctgaatATGGAATCGTCTCCCCTGAGAAGAAAGATGTTCTCCACTCCTTCGG GtcagagaaggaagagaagaagcttgGAGACGATAGAATCATCCATGACCAAGTAGAGAACAATATATtactggtttctgatgttgtctTTGTGGAAGCTATTGTCGGTTTCCAAGCCGATGATGGGTtgcacgaggatttaccttcaAAGGCAACTCCTGAACATTCCATGGATGATCTGGAAGAAGAGAATAGCAATGACAAGGAAGTGAAAGATTCCAAGGTTAGTGGAGAGACCCATGGGGAGGCAAACCTGCAACATATAACTGAGGGAGAGGCTGCACCAGGTTTTGTGACTTCCAAAATGAATGGTGACGAGGGGGAATCAGGTGCAGAGCAGGATGCTTTATAA